Proteins from a single region of Pseudomonadota bacterium:
- a CDS encoding histidine phosphatase family protein, with the protein MSRELLLLRHAKSDWDALTERDADRVLSKRGRRDAPLVGEWLANEGLIPEVVVCSPAVRTRQTLTAVLERLDMADFPVAFDRRIYEASLSSLLQVLVDYPNTVRRTLLVGHNPGVDDLVMYLASSPPPLTRSGKLMTTAALARIELPDDWSRLSQGCGSVVCLMRPKELISARGH; encoded by the coding sequence ATGAGCCGCGAGCTGCTGCTGCTGCGTCACGCCAAATCGGACTGGGATGCGCTGACCGAGCGCGATGCCGATCGAGTACTTTCCAAACGGGGTCGCCGGGACGCACCCCTGGTAGGCGAGTGGCTCGCTAACGAGGGGTTGATACCGGAGGTTGTCGTCTGTTCGCCGGCGGTGCGCACACGCCAGACGTTGACCGCCGTGCTCGAACGCCTGGATATGGCGGATTTCCCGGTGGCGTTCGATAGACGCATCTACGAGGCGAGTCTGTCGTCGCTGCTGCAGGTGCTGGTGGATTATCCAAACACGGTGCGGCGCACATTGCTGGTGGGACACAATCCCGGTGTCGATGATCTGGTGATGTATCTTGCCTCCAGTCCGCCACCCCTCACCCGGAGCGGCAAGTTGATGACCACTGCCGCGCTGGCGCGTATCGAGCTACCGGATGATTGGTCACGCCTTTCTCAAGGTTGTGGAAGCGTGGTGTGTTTGATGAGGCCCAAGGAGTTGATCTCCGCGCGCGGGCATTGA
- a CDS encoding N-acetyltransferase, with amino-acid sequence MMAVPSDIKIRHHWKPGDVGYITYLHGVLYGREQGWDHTFDAYVAGPLSDFALSYQPDRERLWIVEANEKIAGCIAIVAASPAAAQLRWFLLHPDLRGQGLGKRLIEQAIDFCRAKRYGTVFLWTVDALPVATHLYRTAGFRITEHKRSALWGSMVNEQRYELNLR; translated from the coding sequence ATGATGGCAGTACCGAGCGATATCAAAATTCGTCACCACTGGAAACCTGGCGACGTCGGTTACATCACCTATCTGCACGGTGTGCTTTATGGACGGGAACAGGGCTGGGATCACACCTTCGACGCCTACGTGGCCGGGCCATTGTCGGATTTCGCGCTGAGCTATCAACCGGATCGTGAGCGGCTATGGATCGTCGAAGCGAATGAGAAAATCGCTGGTTGCATTGCCATCGTCGCCGCTTCGCCCGCCGCCGCGCAATTGCGGTGGTTCCTGCTCCATCCCGATCTGCGCGGGCAGGGATTGGGTAAGCGACTGATTGAACAGGCCATCGATTTCTGCCGTGCCAAGAGGTATGGCACTGTTTTCCTGTGGACGGTCGATGCCCTGCCTGTGGCAACCCACCTGTACCGCACGGCCGGGTTTCGGATCACCGAGCACAAACGCAGTGCGCTTTGGGGCAGCATGGTCAATGAACAGCGTTACGAGCTGAATCTGCGGTAG
- a CDS encoding MarR family transcriptional regulator, with product MSFTFDTNPGPAIHRAAKRPKQALGSQLKSVDTTPERFSVLTHLWEAHGLTRRQPAGRLQKDKANGTRILDRLAVKGLKERSADPDDRCTLRIVLAGAGRAAEKVSRARVVELRVRAYARLSLAEPERLIAALNRGTANLCAPLDAAAVGRGRE from the coding sequence ATGTCGTTCACTTTTGACACCAATCCGGGTCCTGCAATCCATCGTGCTGCAAAGCGTCCGAAGCAGGCGTTGGGTTCACAGCTGAAATCCGTTGATACCACTCCCGAGCGGTTTTCAGTGCTGACGCACTTGTGGGAGGCGCATGGTCTGACCCGGCGTCAACCGGCCGGACGGCTGCAGAAAGACAAAGCCAACGGCACGCGCATCCTTGATCGCCTCGCAGTGAAGGGGTTGAAAGAGCGCAGTGCCGACCCCGATGACCGGTGCACGTTGCGCATCGTTTTGGCGGGCGCGGGGCGTGCCGCCGAAAAGGTATCGCGCGCGCGGGTGGTGGAGTTGCGTGTCCGCGCCTACGCCCGCTTGTCCCTCGCGGAGCCCGAACGGCTGATCGCGGCGCTCAACCGTGGCACAGCCAATCTTTGCGCTCCGCTGGACGCGGCGGCCGTGGGCAGGGGGCGCGAATGA